One region of Spiroplasma culicicola AES-1 genomic DNA includes:
- the holA gene encoding DNA polymerase III subunit delta gives MFFVHSADQFLIRKQVNKLIDKINVAQDHEVFSFSFIDNSINEIFEEINTYSLFSVKKIIVINDCWFVNEAKIKLHKDFDNKYIEKIIANQNTDISIIFTLNSDKFSKKLKIAKLIEANTKVLKIDMPTFEQKQQLIIKKLQNNEIDYDLEGVNYFIDVILDDMNVFENELNKLINLKQKVTVELIKQNIINYLQYDVFEITNSFLKKDLATFLKQWRNYIEINSNIFSFLALLANQFITLRNILLLKNMNFNNYDIASRLSQNPYRVQKLLQENTLNVSEINDKIKSLYTLERNIKLGKVDAKVIPEYEFIKMFN, from the coding sequence ATGTTTTTTGTTCATTCAGCAGATCAATTTTTAATAAGAAAACAAGTTAATAAACTAATCGATAAAATAAATGTCGCTCAAGATCATGAAGTTTTTAGTTTTTCATTTATTGATAACTCAATAAATGAAATCTTTGAAGAGATCAATACTTATTCTTTATTTAGTGTCAAAAAAATCATTGTCATTAATGATTGTTGATTTGTAAATGAAGCAAAAATTAAACTTCACAAAGATTTTGATAATAAATACATTGAAAAAATCATTGCCAATCAAAATACAGATATTTCAATCATTTTTACTTTAAATTCAGATAAATTTTCAAAAAAATTAAAAATTGCAAAATTAATTGAAGCAAATACAAAAGTTTTGAAGATTGATATGCCTACTTTTGAGCAAAAACAACAATTAATTATTAAAAAGCTACAAAATAATGAAATTGACTATGATTTAGAAGGAGTTAATTACTTTATTGATGTTATTTTAGATGATATGAATGTCTTTGAAAATGAATTAAATAAGTTAATTAATTTAAAACAAAAAGTAACAGTTGAATTAATTAAACAAAATATAATTAATTACTTGCAATATGATGTTTTTGAAATTACAAATTCTTTTTTGAAAAAGGATTTAGCAACTTTTTTAAAACAATGAAGAAATTACATTGAAATTAACAGTAATATTTTTAGTTTTTTAGCTTTACTGGCAAATCAATTTATTACATTGCGCAATATTTTATTGTTAAAAAATATGAATTTTAACAATTATGATATTGCTTCAAGATTAAGTCAAAATCCTTATAGAGTACAAAAATTATTACAAGAAAATACACTAAATGTTAGTGAAATTAATGATAAAATTAAATCGTTATATACATTAGAGAGAAACATTAAATTGGGAAAAGTTGATGCTAAAGTAATTCCTGAGTATGAATTTATCAAAATGTTTAACTAG
- the rpsT gene encoding 30S ribosomal protein S20 — protein MANIKSQEKRILTNEKSRLANKSFRSQVKTAIKKAATAKSEGAANKDELINSAVSLIDKSVTKGVWKANKAAREKSRLMK, from the coding sequence ATGGCAAATATTAAATCACAAGAAAAACGTATTTTAACTAATGAAAAATCACGTTTAGCAAACAAATCATTTAGAAGTCAAGTTAAAACTGCTATTAAAAAAGCAGCTACTGCAAAAAGCGAAGGAGCTGCTAACAAAGATGAATTAATCAACTCAGCAGTTAGTTTAATTGACAAATCAGTAACTAAAGGTGTTTGAAAAGCAAATAAAGCTGCTAGAGAAAAATCAAGATTGATGAAATAA
- a CDS encoding ComEC/Rec2 family competence protein, giving the protein MEGGFEKLSNNGNFWDFNFNDYLNDKNVKFVINDLVWQKYDFKGLRYFFYNLSIRQNKLVDLLLFQIKTDNPVYLLMNQLGNGYLINISGFYLFPLSWFIQKYVFKHNKTYIKWKIILIILLFFYCYLLRFPVVMLKVNFYLLIRWFEQNYHLKLKKYSRLSIIWICILIINPLYIFSPGFIYSLIAVISLKQFQNNRTLIKILKNFLLLNLVFIPLQMYFDYRIYWLLEIFKIFIFPILFLSYLLIMITIILPFLISFLDILYNCLKYLLLFLNQINISTRTGYIGIVFIILYYSMLNIFIRIIFINYIKEIFFILIMLCSLFTSIAFHKISNFNPSIVMLNGGNGNSFVLNYKNQYFILDAGVGTGHNKNTLKNYLNYYGVNQINTIFISHNHVDHSNMLDDVINTFEVKQVIENRDLITHLQIAELSFDIFYELNNKDENDNSQVIIITYLEDKFLFMGDSSKAREARLLNNRQFRKLIGEGIDFLQVGHHGSKTSSGAKFIEFLNPKTCFISAENRKNRRFPNFQTLETLKKYQCNTYISDSKYNFKYNINSKRVINIKKEFF; this is encoded by the coding sequence TTGGAAGGGGGGTTTGAAAAACTCAGTAATAATGGTAATTTTTGAGATTTCAATTTTAATGATTATTTAAATGATAAAAATGTTAAATTTGTAATCAATGATCTAGTTTGACAAAAATATGATTTTAAAGGTTTACGTTATTTTTTCTATAACTTATCAATTCGTCAAAATAAATTAGTTGATTTACTTTTATTTCAAATAAAAACTGATAATCCAGTTTATTTACTAATGAATCAACTTGGGAATGGTTATTTAATTAATATTTCTGGATTTTATTTATTCCCATTAAGTTGATTTATTCAAAAGTATGTTTTTAAGCATAATAAAACTTATATAAAATGAAAGATTATTTTAATAATTCTTTTATTTTTCTATTGTTATTTATTGAGATTTCCTGTGGTAATGCTCAAAGTTAACTTTTATTTGTTAATTCGATGATTTGAACAAAATTATCATCTTAAATTAAAAAAATATAGTCGCTTGTCAATTATTTGAATTTGTATTTTAATAATTAATCCTTTATATATTTTTTCACCAGGATTTATTTACTCTTTAATTGCTGTTATTTCTTTAAAACAATTTCAAAATAATCGAACATTAATAAAAATTTTAAAAAACTTTTTATTATTAAATTTAGTTTTTATACCTTTACAAATGTATTTTGACTACAGAATTTATTGATTGTTAGAAATTTTTAAAATTTTTATTTTTCCAATTTTATTTTTATCTTATCTTTTGATAATGATAACTATTATTTTGCCTTTTCTAATTTCATTTTTAGACATACTTTATAATTGCTTGAAATATTTATTGTTATTTTTGAATCAAATAAATATTTCAACTAGAACTGGATATATTGGTATAGTTTTTATAATTTTGTATTACTCAATGTTAAATATATTTATTCGCATAATTTTTATTAATTATATTAAAGAAATTTTTTTTATTTTGATCATGTTATGCTCACTTTTTACTTCAATTGCATTCCACAAAATTTCAAATTTTAATCCTTCAATAGTAATGTTAAATGGGGGAAATGGTAATTCCTTTGTTTTAAATTATAAAAATCAATATTTTATTTTAGATGCAGGAGTAGGGACAGGACATAACAAAAATACTTTAAAAAATTATTTAAATTATTATGGTGTCAATCAAATAAATACAATTTTTATTTCTCACAATCATGTCGATCATAGTAATATGTTAGATGATGTTATTAATACTTTTGAAGTAAAACAAGTAATTGAAAATCGTGATTTAATAACTCATTTACAAATTGCTGAACTAAGTTTTGATATTTTTTATGAATTAAATAATAAGGATGAAAATGATAATTCACAAGTAATTATCATTACATATTTAGAAGACAAATTTCTTTTTATGGGAGATTCTTCAAAAGCAAGAGAAGCTCGGTTATTAAATAACAGGCAGTTTAGAAAATTAATAGGTGAAGGGATTGATTTTTTACAAGTAGGACATCATGGAAGCAAAACAAGTAGTGGTGCAAAATTTATTGAATTTCTTAATCCCAAAACTTGTTTTATCTCAGCTGAAAATAGGAAGAATCGACGATTTCCTAATTTTCAAACACTTGAAACTCTAAAAAAATATCAATGTAATACCTATATTAGTGATTCAAAATATAATTTTAAATATAATATAAATTCTAAAAGGGTTATAAACATAAAAAAAGAGTTCTTTTAA
- a CDS encoding valine--tRNA ligase — translation MKKELAKKYDHLDIENEKYDFWIDNHYFEAQMDENKQPYAIVIPPPNVTGKLHLGHAWDYSIQDALIRYKKLNGFDTLLVPGMDHAGIATQAKVEQRLREQGISRWDLGREAFIDKVWEWKEEYASTIRQQWKKLGIGLDYSKEKFTYSPEMNELVNFVFTKMYDKGLIYKSKRIVNWDPQQKTAISNIEVIYKETKGAMYYFKYMLENDSNNFLTIATTRPETMFGDVCVVVNPKDKRYQKYIGLNVINPVNGQAIPVIGDDYVEIDFGTGVMKCTPAHDPNDYIIGEKYGLEKVNCMNPDGTLNELAYEFNGLDRFEVRKQLVEKLTQLDLFIKSEEVLHQVGYSERSNAIVEPYLSEQWFVKMDELAQQVLDLQASDNQIRFYPKRFNEVLTRWMENINDWTISRQLWWGHQIPAWYHNQTQELYVGLNPPNDIENWTRDEDVLDTWFSSALWAFSTLNWREGQLDNQLFNRYFPIDCMVTGYDIIFFWVARMIFQSLEFTKEKPFKDVLIHGLIRDEEGRKMSKSLGNGVDPMDVIDQYGSDSLRHFLLTNSSPGQDIRFSEEKIRSSWNFINKIWNASRFVMMNLDEVIANQEFEKLKSVINDSTNLSDKWILNSLSKTQKQYFEAMEKYEFTIAGKVLYNFIWDDYCSLYLELSKAQLNSQDQNAIILTKATLGFVLKEILIMLHPLMPFVSEEIYQQLDLHTSILEEEFKISQFDFAIEGFEQVIVEAIAKIREFRANQDIKNSTQLEFSLNLKESNYKNFVELNLEAINNYLKTLTNATVNLSQLDEEVTSLQVSDFFLEILNSTFIDVEKQLKELEESKNKLEQEILRSKKMLSNQNFIAKADPQKVEAEKQKAQEYEKQYQLVIDKIANLKK, via the coding sequence ATGAAAAAAGAATTAGCAAAAAAATATGATCATTTAGATATTGAAAATGAAAAATATGATTTTTGAATTGATAATCATTATTTTGAAGCACAAATGGATGAAAATAAACAACCTTATGCTATTGTTATTCCACCTCCAAATGTAACAGGAAAATTGCACTTAGGTCATGCTTGAGATTATTCAATTCAAGATGCTTTAATTCGTTATAAGAAGTTAAACGGTTTTGATACATTATTAGTTCCAGGAATGGATCACGCTGGAATTGCAACTCAAGCAAAGGTAGAACAACGTCTACGTGAACAAGGAATTTCACGCTGAGATTTAGGACGAGAAGCTTTTATTGACAAGGTATGAGAATGAAAAGAGGAATATGCATCAACTATTCGCCAACAATGAAAAAAACTGGGAATTGGTCTTGATTATTCAAAAGAAAAATTTACTTATTCTCCAGAAATGAATGAATTGGTAAACTTTGTTTTTACAAAAATGTATGACAAAGGTTTAATTTATAAGTCAAAAAGAATTGTAAACTGAGATCCTCAACAAAAAACTGCTATTTCAAATATTGAAGTTATTTATAAAGAAACAAAAGGAGCTATGTATTATTTTAAATACATGCTTGAAAATGATTCAAATAATTTTCTAACAATTGCAACCACTCGTCCTGAAACAATGTTTGGTGACGTTTGTGTGGTTGTTAATCCTAAAGATAAACGTTATCAAAAATATATTGGTTTAAATGTTATTAATCCAGTTAATGGTCAAGCAATTCCTGTAATTGGTGATGACTATGTTGAAATTGATTTTGGAACAGGAGTTATGAAATGTACACCAGCTCATGATCCAAATGATTATATAATTGGAGAAAAATATGGATTAGAAAAAGTTAATTGTATGAATCCTGATGGAACTTTAAATGAATTGGCTTATGAATTTAATGGTCTTGATCGTTTTGAAGTTAGAAAACAATTAGTTGAAAAATTAACTCAACTTGATTTATTTATTAAAAGTGAAGAAGTACTTCATCAAGTGGGCTATTCTGAAAGAAGTAATGCTATTGTTGAACCTTATTTATCTGAACAATGATTTGTAAAAATGGATGAACTTGCTCAACAAGTTTTAGATTTACAAGCAAGTGATAATCAAATTAGATTTTATCCAAAAAGATTTAATGAAGTCTTAACTAGATGAATGGAAAATATAAATGATTGAACAATTAGTCGTCAGCTTTGATGAGGACATCAAATTCCAGCATGATATCACAATCAAACTCAAGAATTATATGTTGGGCTTAATCCTCCAAATGATATTGAAAACTGAACTAGAGATGAAGATGTTTTAGATACATGATTTTCTTCAGCTCTATGAGCATTTTCAACATTGAATTGAAGAGAAGGTCAACTCGACAATCAATTATTTAATCGTTACTTTCCAATTGATTGTATGGTTACAGGATATGATATTATTTTCTTTTGAGTTGCAAGAATGATATTTCAATCATTGGAATTTACAAAAGAAAAACCATTTAAAGATGTTTTAATTCATGGACTAATTAGAGATGAAGAAGGCAGAAAAATGTCAAAATCTCTTGGCAATGGAGTTGACCCAATGGATGTAATTGATCAATATGGTTCAGATTCATTACGTCATTTCTTGTTAACAAATTCTAGTCCTGGACAAGATATCAGATTTAGTGAAGAAAAAATTCGTTCAAGTTGAAACTTTATTAATAAAATTTGAAATGCTTCACGTTTTGTAATGATGAATTTAGATGAAGTTATTGCGAACCAAGAATTTGAAAAACTTAAATCTGTTATTAATGATTCAACAAACTTAAGTGATAAATGAATTTTAAATTCATTATCAAAAACTCAAAAACAATATTTTGAAGCTATGGAAAAATATGAATTTACAATTGCTGGAAAAGTTTTATATAACTTTATTTGAGATGATTACTGTAGTTTATATTTAGAACTTTCAAAAGCACAATTAAATTCTCAAGATCAAAATGCAATTATATTAACAAAAGCAACTTTAGGATTTGTTTTAAAAGAAATTTTAATAATGTTACATCCTTTAATGCCATTTGTAAGTGAGGAAATTTATCAACAACTTGATTTACACACTTCAATTCTTGAAGAAGAATTTAAAATATCACAATTTGATTTTGCAATTGAAGGATTTGAACAAGTTATTGTTGAAGCAATCGCAAAGATTCGTGAATTTAGAGCAAATCAAGATATTAAAAATTCAACGCAATTAGAATTTAGTTTAAATTTAAAAGAATCAAACTATAAAAATTTTGTTGAACTAAATTTAGAGGCAATTAATAATTATTTAAAGACTTTAACTAATGCAACTGTTAATCTAAGTCAACTTGATGAAGAAGTAACTTCTTTACAAGTTTCAGATTTCTTTTTAGAAATTTTAAATTCGACATTTATTGATGTTGAAAAACAATTGAAAGAGTTAGAAGAAAGCAAAAATAAACTTGAACAAGAAATTTTAAGAAGTAAAAAAATGCTTTCAAATCAAAATTTTATCGCTAAAGCAGATCCTCAAAAAGTTGAAGCTGAAAAACAAAAAGCACAGGAATATGAAAAACAATATCAATTAGTAATCGATAAAATTGCAAACTTAAAAAAATAA
- a CDS encoding Pr6Pr family membrane protein translates to MYTKVQDLKDWKFWFKVIGALNIIGFLIYQYISGILSIDTIKMDDEGNPIYSSWAIFKPEGGEPIGYDYFGYTLNFFSYFTIQSNIFIAVWFIVAATKHRYQIGENKNSFVLSRTVTLLLTVYIMITGVIFNFLLLPPIAAKGGLSAEFWITNTAIHTLSPLMMLIYVMFFNTIKYEKRGYGAFFKKEFGLGMAYPLVYLFFALIRGEMVYRAYGSDWSLAQKHSGYPYFFLEIHNPNALAGLPGIAWLFIAAIAIIAIIIGFGQLTNYFINRKTQSEINVKPVNKELKK, encoded by the coding sequence ATGTATACAAAGGTCCAAGATTTAAAAGATTGAAAATTTTGATTTAAAGTAATTGGTGCTTTAAATATTATTGGATTTCTAATCTATCAATACATTTCAGGGATTTTAAGTATTGATACAATTAAAATGGATGATGAGGGTAATCCAATTTATTCAAGCTGAGCTATTTTTAAACCAGAAGGTGGAGAACCAATTGGATATGACTATTTTGGTTATACTCTGAATTTCTTTAGTTATTTTACAATTCAATCAAATATTTTTATTGCTGTGTGATTTATAGTGGCTGCAACAAAACATAGATATCAAATAGGAGAAAATAAAAACTCTTTTGTTCTATCAAGAACAGTAACTTTACTTTTGACTGTTTATATTATGATTACAGGAGTAATTTTTAACTTTTTATTATTACCTCCAATCGCTGCAAAAGGTGGATTAAGTGCAGAATTTTGAATTACTAATACAGCAATTCATACTTTATCACCATTAATGATGTTAATTTATGTAATGTTTTTTAACACAATTAAATATGAAAAAAGAGGTTATGGAGCATTCTTTAAAAAAGAATTTGGTTTAGGAATGGCATATCCTTTAGTTTATTTATTTTTTGCATTAATTCGTGGAGAAATGGTTTATAGAGCATATGGAAGTGATTGATCATTAGCACAAAAACATAGTGGATATCCATATTTCTTCTTAGAAATTCATAACCCAAATGCACTTGCTGGTTTACCAGGAATTGCTTGATTATTTATTGCAGCTATTGCAATAATTGCAATTATTATTGGATTTGGACAATTGACAAATTACTTTATTAATAGAAAAACACAAAGCGAAATAAATGTAAAACCTGTTAATAAAGAGTTAAAAAAATAA
- a CDS encoding MATE family efflux transporter, translating to MSENLVKQESAITRREWILRYATPFKSLMFMAGPMILIMVVNSLFVMVDKQLTINFAIDEIIAKLEGNIQFYIIGANDGIINQNLDLTNIAKQLINVSTQYSNTVIMVTTALSLFTSVGTSIKFGQAMGRRNKQEMDNAVVTGFIQTLFLIVIATIALNFLYPLMITTQAGISDPAKSLQYQLSSEYVSLFVLTFGLLTLANFLSTLIRTEGKVWFVIWINVIGVVINTVAGIIYMDVFHMGMKGAVMSSITAWIFMIVASVIYIWIQKDSLLRINLKTYKFKWNDAGSIWLNGLSPMLGNLIFAIVSFTSTILISNIRDLPEMVSQAQLEELTKRYILIFDAESFVPFKEAMINNGSATLNPTEHISLTIIILSSAFPWLNIIYAPLVGCMQGATITYSYNEGAQKRERMIKMFKMQFILSIIWMTFAWIMVLALSKQMIQLFSGPVDLHWWLFAYLAFMPLAGFTFTVIGYFQGSGNAKLALITNVSRSLIFEISFIFMGWAVAKGASTDGSRDWLFFLCNSFKEIPAALVAFIAFTVNYKKGKKNNYFIDQPDKFESPTYKQACLNVLQINKDFFINYYDHKIALTTDQNKIAKLTNAKLAHIYKYDLKMINKTKELDAKEILHSLKGNKNWRSDPNNQLVQLYKTIQHQEMDVVRERYVNSKIEDDKKVQLIELKHKKLVNKYDKLIKRIIT from the coding sequence ATGTCAGAAAATTTAGTCAAACAAGAGTCAGCTATAACCAGAAGAGAGTGGATTTTAAGATATGCCACTCCTTTTAAATCATTAATGTTTATGGCAGGACCAATGATTTTAATAATGGTTGTCAATTCGTTATTTGTTATGGTTGATAAACAATTGACAATTAATTTTGCAATTGATGAAATTATTGCAAAATTAGAAGGCAATATTCAATTTTATATCATTGGAGCAAATGATGGTATTATTAATCAAAATTTAGATTTAACAAATATTGCCAAACAATTGATAAATGTATCAACTCAATATTCAAATACTGTTATTATGGTGACAACTGCATTGAGTTTATTTACTTCAGTTGGAACAAGTATTAAATTTGGTCAAGCAATGGGCCGAAGAAACAAACAAGAAATGGATAACGCAGTGGTAACTGGGTTTATTCAAACTCTATTTTTAATAGTAATTGCAACAATTGCATTAAATTTCTTATATCCATTGATGATTACAACTCAAGCTGGCATTTCAGATCCAGCAAAATCATTACAATATCAATTATCAAGTGAATATGTAAGTTTATTTGTTTTAACATTTGGACTATTAACTTTGGCAAACTTTTTATCAACATTAATTAGAACTGAAGGAAAAGTTTGATTTGTAATTTGAATTAATGTAATTGGAGTTGTTATTAACACAGTTGCTGGAATTATTTATATGGATGTCTTTCATATGGGAATGAAAGGAGCAGTTATGAGTAGTATAACTGCTTGAATCTTTATGATTGTTGCAAGTGTTATTTATATTTGAATTCAAAAAGATAGTTTATTAAGAATTAATTTAAAAACTTATAAATTTAAATGAAATGATGCAGGTTCAATTTGACTTAATGGTTTAAGTCCAATGCTTGGTAACCTTATATTTGCAATTGTGTCATTTACATCAACAATTTTAATCTCAAATATTCGTGATCTACCAGAAATGGTAAGTCAAGCACAATTAGAAGAATTAACCAAACGCTATATTTTAATTTTTGATGCAGAGAGTTTTGTTCCATTCAAAGAAGCAATGATTAATAATGGAAGTGCTACTTTAAATCCTACAGAACATATCTCATTAACAATTATTATTCTTTCTTCTGCATTTCCTTGATTGAATATTATTTATGCTCCATTAGTGGGATGTATGCAAGGAGCAACCATCACTTATTCTTATAATGAAGGGGCTCAAAAACGTGAAAGAATGATAAAAATGTTTAAAATGCAATTTATTCTTTCAATTATTTGAATGACATTTGCTTGAATTATGGTATTGGCTTTATCAAAACAAATGATTCAACTATTTTCAGGACCAGTTGATTTACATTGATGATTATTTGCCTATCTTGCGTTTATGCCTTTAGCTGGATTCACTTTTACAGTGATAGGATACTTCCAAGGAAGTGGAAATGCTAAATTAGCTTTAATTACAAATGTTTCAAGATCGTTAATCTTTGAAATTTCGTTTATCTTTATGGGATGAGCTGTTGCAAAAGGGGCTTCAACTGATGGATCAAGAGATTGATTGTTCTTCTTATGTAACAGTTTTAAAGAAATTCCTGCTGCTTTAGTTGCATTTATTGCATTTACTGTTAACTATAAAAAAGGTAAAAAGAATAATTACTTTATAGATCAACCAGATAAATTTGAATCACCAACATATAAACAAGCATGTTTAAATGTTTTACAAATTAATAAGGATTTCTTTATTAATTACTATGATCACAAAATTGCTTTAACAACAGATCAAAATAAAATTGCTAAATTGACAAATGCCAAATTGGCTCATATTTATAAATATGACTTAAAAATGATTAATAAAACTAAAGAACTTGATGCAAAAGAGATTTTACATTCATTGAAAGGCAATAAAAATTGACGAAGTGATCCAAATAATCAATTAGTACAATTATATAAAACAATTCAGCACCAAGAAATGGATGTTGTACGTGAAAGATATGTCAATTCAAAAATAGAAGATGACAAAAAAGTTCAATTAATTGAACTAAAACACAAAAAATTAGTTAATAAATATGATAAATTAATAAAAAGAATTATTACATAG
- a CDS encoding lipoprotein: MKKLLSILGSFGMFTTTAVTTSFVVSCGYVITIPLQPRNLEDCTTYLEQTLNQLYELNSKKEWFQKDIQKKLDRKEITEEQANQLNKNNKDVQNYIKLNQNRLAMSVQQTYYSNGDWESEYKYYKNLISNLERMYASDSTNKHIDELIIWLDEAYATWS; the protein is encoded by the coding sequence ATGAAAAAACTACTTTCAATTTTGGGTTCATTTGGAATGTTTACAACAACTGCTGTAACTACTTCTTTTGTCGTAAGTTGTGGTTATGTAATAACAATACCTCTTCAACCTCGTAATTTAGAAGACTGTACTACTTATTTAGAACAAACACTTAATCAGCTTTATGAATTAAATTCTAAAAAAGAATGATTTCAAAAAGATATTCAAAAAAAACTTGATAGAAAAGAAATAACAGAAGAACAAGCAAATCAATTAAATAAAAATAATAAGGATGTACAAAACTATATTAAATTAAATCAAAATAGATTAGCTATGAGTGTTCAACAAACATACTATTCTAATGGTGATTGAGAGTCTGAATACAAATATTACAAAAATCTCATTTCTAATCTTGAACGTATGTATGCATCTGATTCAACAAATAAACATATTGATGAATTAATTATTTGACTAGATGAAGCATATGCAACATGATCATAA
- a CDS encoding lipoprotein: MKKLLCLLGSLSLVATSSATVVACGEPNVSANIQKILNAIKPILNTRYSEAIAEDVLINRALDAAKAAHTSVVEDEKDPSIEVGTIYINITTLSTSDKMIEFKVTIKECLWVLGEGNYMWSEYTTHITTLFGEELREFEVKLENNGGLTSPINEMEITAFEPERIYISSKDNQELPTNLEVITSNEQKLVARWEKSNNTSLYIISGLVASNAEYLQINAPGFEAAKIKVQIDGPQDPYIDLNEQDLKKLYNEIHQKWDYSFIQWEIDVKALFDRNKVDYTIDSDGSLIPGDTQEAKELYEWFSQNSESVYLAYQYYIDLCEITYRYYLLTQKNIEENGWPIKEYKDLKYYIEDYLTGLTTYPKGLDEYKNNVLDRTKNLG; the protein is encoded by the coding sequence ATGAAGAAGTTATTATGTTTATTAGGAAGTTTATCATTAGTTGCAACAAGCTCAGCTACAGTTGTTGCTTGTGGAGAGCCAAATGTTAGTGCAAATATACAAAAAATATTAAATGCTATTAAACCAATATTAAATACAAGATATTCTGAAGCAATTGCTGAAGATGTTTTAATTAATAGAGCACTTGATGCTGCAAAAGCAGCTCATACAAGTGTTGTAGAAGATGAAAAAGATCCAAGTATCGAAGTAGGAACAATTTATATAAATATTACTACTTTATCAACATCAGACAAAATGATTGAATTTAAAGTAACAATTAAAGAATGTCTATGAGTTCTTGGAGAAGGAAATTATATGTGAAGTGAATATACAACACATATTACAACTCTTTTTGGAGAAGAATTAAGAGAATTTGAAGTAAAACTTGAAAATAATGGGGGACTTACTTCACCAATTAATGAAATGGAAATTACAGCTTTCGAACCAGAAAGAATTTATATTAGTAGTAAAGATAACCAAGAATTGCCAACTAATCTTGAAGTTATAACTTCAAATGAGCAAAAATTAGTTGCTAGATGAGAAAAATCAAATAATACAAGTTTATATATTATTTCAGGATTAGTTGCTTCAAATGCAGAATATTTACAAATTAATGCTCCAGGATTTGAGGCAGCAAAAATTAAAGTTCAAATTGATGGACCACAAGATCCATATATTGATTTAAATGAACAAGATTTAAAAAAACTATATAATGAAATTCATCAAAAATGAGATTATAGTTTTATTCAATGAGAGATTGATGTAAAAGCGTTATTTGATAGAAACAAGGTAGATTACACTATTGATAGTGATGGATCATTAATACCAGGTGATACTCAAGAAGCGAAAGAACTTTATGAATGATTTTCACAAAATTCTGAAAGTGTTTATCTAGCATATCAATATTATATTGATTTATGTGAAATTACCTATAGATATTATTTATTAACTCAAAAAAATATTGAAGAAAATGGGTGACCTATTAAAGAATATAAAGATTTAAAATATTATATTGAAGATTATTTAACAGGACTGACAACTTATCCAAAAGGTCTTGATGAATATAAAAATAATGTTTTGGATAGAACAAAAAACTTAGGTTAA